The Kordia sp. SMS9 genome window below encodes:
- a CDS encoding 4'-phosphopantetheinyl transferase superfamily protein: MALYKTITVNNDTKVLIWKIEESFEELNRDMQLTNHCQQRLDGMRSEIHQRGFLSVRHLLAQFGYTDFDLFYDDKGKPHLKDGKHISITHSFQFSAIIVSKSIPVGIDIEMQRDKIVRIAHKFTPLYEYRTLANHEALVRKLTIVWGGKESIYKVYSEKGLSFLKHIDIDDFSMDVSHTKGNVYYGNETARYALDFLEFEGFTCVFALEENRS, from the coding sequence ATGGCTCTTTACAAAACTATAACAGTAAATAATGATACTAAAGTGCTGATTTGGAAGATAGAAGAGTCTTTTGAAGAATTAAATCGTGATATGCAACTCACAAATCACTGTCAGCAACGATTGGACGGAATGCGCTCCGAAATTCACCAACGCGGCTTTTTAAGCGTTCGTCACTTATTGGCACAATTTGGCTATACCGATTTTGATTTATTTTACGACGACAAAGGCAAACCACATCTAAAAGACGGAAAGCATATTTCCATCACGCATTCGTTTCAATTTTCAGCAATCATCGTAAGTAAAAGCATTCCTGTGGGAATTGACATTGAAATGCAACGTGACAAAATTGTTCGCATTGCACATAAATTTACACCATTGTACGAATACCGAACCTTAGCCAATCATGAAGCATTAGTGCGCAAATTGACAATTGTTTGGGGCGGAAAAGAATCTATCTATAAAGTATATTCTGAAAAAGGATTGAGCTTTTTAAAACATATTGATATTGATGATTTTTCTATGGATGTTTCTCACACCAAAGGAAATGTATACTACGGAAACGAAACCGCACGGTACGCACTCGATTTTTTAGAATTTGAAGGATTTACCTGTGTGTTTGCATTAGAAGAAAATCGTTCATAG
- a CDS encoding AAA family ATPase, with amino-acid sequence MEKNTKYQSGSRIKIVIFGPESTGKTTLAQQLATHYNAAYVPEYARIYAVEKQQKGEKLTSNDVIPIAKGQLRLECQASEHLLLICDTDILETLTYARIYYPEFKSKTLEKYVEKSTATFYFLTYIDTPWEADGIRDLPQTREAAFLEFQRTLQIYNQPYLLLKGDLETRFQKAVKTIDKLLENH; translated from the coding sequence ATGGAGAAAAATACTAAATACCAAAGTGGAAGTCGAATCAAAATCGTAATTTTTGGTCCTGAATCTACAGGAAAAACAACACTTGCCCAACAATTAGCAACGCATTACAACGCTGCGTATGTACCCGAATATGCGCGAATATACGCGGTAGAAAAACAGCAAAAAGGCGAAAAACTAACATCAAATGATGTCATTCCCATTGCCAAAGGACAATTGCGTTTGGAATGTCAAGCTTCGGAACATTTGTTGCTAATTTGCGATACAGATATTTTAGAAACGTTGACGTATGCACGAATCTATTATCCTGAGTTTAAAAGCAAAACCTTAGAAAAATATGTGGAAAAAAGTACGGCAACTTTCTATTTTTTAACTTATATTGATACACCTTGGGAAGCTGACGGAATCAGAGATTTGCCTCAAACAAGAGAAGCAGCCTTTTTGGAGTTTCAGCGAACCTTACAAATCTATAACCAACCCTACCTGTTGTTGAAAGGTGACCTCGAAACTCGTTTTCAAAAAGCCGTGAAAACAATAGACAAATTGCTAGAAAACCATTGA
- the pnuC gene encoding nicotinamide riboside transporter PnuC, whose product MSQFFDFLLEPYQGAYWFDVLLEILAAGFGIASVWFAKQEKIWVYPTGIISTIIYIYICYKFILYGDMIINVYYSIMSVYGWYMWTRVREDVKLEISRTNFLQKLITLAIFLFTAAFTYVVYVQVEKIDVHLNVPETIDLFFSSFGSIEEIRTITPYLDIFTTGVFFSGMWLMANKKIENWMFWIFGNIISIPLYFVKGLGFTAIQFTIFLILAIFGYIAWRKILNTKVEVESKS is encoded by the coding sequence ATGAGCCAGTTTTTTGATTTTTTACTAGAACCGTACCAAGGCGCATATTGGTTTGATGTGTTATTGGAAATCCTTGCCGCAGGTTTCGGAATTGCCAGCGTTTGGTTTGCCAAGCAAGAAAAAATTTGGGTATATCCTACAGGAATTATCAGCACCATTATTTACATTTATATCTGCTATAAGTTCATATTGTACGGCGATATGATTATCAATGTGTATTACTCAATTATGAGTGTGTACGGTTGGTACATGTGGACGCGCGTTCGGGAAGATGTCAAATTGGAAATATCGCGGACTAATTTTTTGCAGAAACTCATCACGCTTGCCATTTTCCTATTTACCGCAGCGTTTACATACGTTGTATACGTTCAAGTGGAGAAAATAGATGTACATTTAAATGTGCCAGAAACCATCGACCTATTCTTCTCTAGTTTTGGATCTATTGAAGAAATTAGAACAATTACACCCTATTTAGATATCTTTACCACAGGCGTTTTCTTTTCAGGAATGTGGCTCATGGCGAATAAAAAAATCGAAAATTGGATGTTTTGGATTTTTGGAAACATCATCTCCATACCTTTATATTTTGTAAAAGGACTTGGATTTACGGCAATACAATTCACAATTTTCTTAATTTTAGCCATCTTTGGATACATCGCATGGAGAAAAATACTAAATACCAAAGTGGAAGTCGAATCAAAATCGTAA
- a CDS encoding TonB-dependent receptor, whose product MKNLFAFLCLFVLSVNMQAQNVTLSGTVSDTKGAPLLGATLSLKGASFGSTTDSDGKYALRVPKGDLEVVCSFVGMKSVTKKVSVAEDTVLNFTLSSSQEVLDAVLISAVRVNADSPITYSNLEKEEIEERNLGQDIPVLMNFMPSVVTTSDAGAGVGYTGIRVRGSDATRVNVTINGIPYNDAESQGTFWVNMPDLASSTQSIQLQRGVGTSTNGSGAFGASLSLLTDAVSEEANGEISNSFGSFNTRKHTVKFSTGKLGKNFELAGRLSKIKSDGYIDRASSDLSAYFLQGSYVTETTLIKALAFGGHEITYQAWNGIDRQTLETNRTFNPSGQFTDENGNVRFYDNEVDNYRQDHYQFHWNEKISEHWTTNLGLNYTQGRGYFEQYKEDEPFDEYGFEEITVDGAVVNETDLIRRRWLDNDFYVINANANYKKNNLDMDFGAFLGMYDGDHFGEVIWARFASNSEIRDRYYEGNGKKNDLSFFTKATIRVNDKVSLFGDVQLRNVTYKTSGLTSDQAPFNIDENYTFFNPKAGINYRLNDNNSLYFSYARANREPNRNDFENNSEVKPEQLDDFELGWRWNGEKFTINTNAYYMLYNDQLVLTGALDDVGAPLRTNSGKSYRLGLEIDAAFQVSDKLSVRPNMAISTNKNIDFIASQDGSLVNLGNTNISFSPDFIAGNSITYTPLHNFQVSLLSKYVGEQFMENIDSEVSRLDSYFTNDLNFVYEIKMNAFCESIIFTGLINNIFNVEYVSNGYFFTFDDDFTTPGTVTTVEGAGFYPQATRNFLVGMTLRF is encoded by the coding sequence ATGAAGAATTTATTCGCTTTTTTATGCCTTTTTGTGCTGTCAGTCAATATGCAAGCGCAAAATGTTACCTTATCAGGAACCGTTTCTGATACAAAAGGAGCACCGTTACTCGGTGCTACCTTATCACTAAAAGGAGCTTCTTTTGGTTCCACTACAGATTCTGATGGAAAATATGCTTTGCGTGTTCCAAAAGGAGATTTGGAAGTTGTCTGTTCTTTTGTGGGAATGAAATCGGTGACGAAAAAAGTTTCTGTTGCAGAAGACACCGTGCTCAATTTTACACTGTCGAGCTCGCAAGAAGTGTTGGATGCTGTGTTAATTTCGGCGGTTCGTGTCAATGCCGATTCACCAATTACCTATTCCAACCTAGAAAAAGAAGAAATTGAAGAACGCAATTTGGGACAAGACATTCCAGTTTTAATGAACTTTATGCCATCTGTTGTAACGACTTCGGATGCAGGAGCTGGTGTTGGCTATACAGGAATCCGTGTGCGTGGTAGCGATGCTACACGTGTCAATGTGACGATTAACGGAATTCCATACAACGATGCAGAAAGTCAAGGAACGTTTTGGGTAAACATGCCCGATTTAGCGTCTTCTACCCAAAGCATTCAGTTGCAACGTGGAGTTGGAACATCAACTAACGGTTCTGGCGCTTTTGGTGCAAGTTTAAGTTTGCTAACCGATGCAGTTTCGGAAGAAGCCAATGGAGAAATCTCAAACTCTTTCGGAAGCTTTAATACGAGAAAGCATACGGTGAAATTCAGCACAGGAAAATTAGGTAAGAATTTCGAATTGGCAGGACGTTTGTCAAAAATTAAATCGGACGGTTATATTGATCGTGCCTCTTCGGACTTAAGCGCGTACTTTTTACAAGGTTCGTATGTAACGGAAACCACGTTGATTAAAGCTTTGGCGTTTGGTGGACATGAAATTACGTATCAAGCTTGGAATGGAATTGATAGACAAACCCTTGAAACCAATAGAACCTTCAATCCTTCGGGACAGTTTACAGACGAAAACGGAAACGTGCGTTTTTACGATAATGAAGTAGATAACTATCGCCAAGATCATTATCAATTTCATTGGAATGAGAAAATTTCAGAACACTGGACAACCAATTTAGGATTAAATTATACACAAGGAAGAGGCTATTTTGAACAATACAAAGAAGACGAACCTTTTGATGAATATGGTTTTGAAGAAATTACAGTTGATGGTGCTGTAGTTAATGAAACTGACTTAATTCGCAGACGCTGGTTAGACAATGATTTTTACGTAATCAACGCGAATGCAAACTATAAAAAGAACAATTTAGACATGGATTTTGGTGCGTTCTTAGGAATGTATGATGGAGATCATTTTGGAGAAGTCATCTGGGCGCGTTTTGCAAGCAATAGCGAAATAAGAGATCGGTATTACGAAGGAAACGGAAAGAAAAACGATTTGAGTTTCTTTACAAAAGCCACCATTCGTGTGAACGATAAAGTAAGTTTGTTTGGCGATGTACAATTGCGAAACGTAACCTATAAAACTTCTGGATTAACGTCAGATCAAGCTCCTTTTAATATTGATGAAAATTATACATTTTTCAATCCGAAAGCTGGGATTAATTACAGACTTAACGACAATAATAGCTTATATTTCTCGTATGCAAGAGCAAACAGAGAACCCAACAGAAACGATTTTGAAAACAACAGCGAAGTAAAACCTGAACAATTGGACGATTTTGAATTGGGTTGGCGTTGGAACGGTGAAAAATTCACCATCAACACCAATGCATATTACATGTTATACAACGATCAATTGGTGCTTACAGGCGCTTTGGATGATGTTGGTGCACCATTGCGTACGAACAGTGGAAAAAGTTACCGTTTAGGATTGGAAATTGATGCTGCTTTTCAAGTAAGTGATAAACTTTCGGTACGTCCAAACATGGCAATTAGTACCAACAAAAACATAGATTTTATTGCTTCACAAGATGGAAGTTTGGTCAACTTAGGAAATACAAATATTTCATTTTCGCCAGATTTTATTGCAGGAAACAGTATCACGTATACGCCACTTCATAATTTTCAAGTGTCGTTATTGTCTAAATATGTAGGCGAGCAATTTATGGAGAATATTGACTCGGAAGTTTCACGCTTAGACAGTTATTTTACGAATGACTTAAACTTCGTATACGAAATAAAAATGAATGCTTTTTGTGAGTCAATTATCTTTACAGGATTGATCAATAATATCTTTAACGTAGAATATGTGTCGAACGGATACTTCTTCACATTTGATGACGATTTTACAACTCCAGGAACCGTAACAACTGTTGAAGGCGCAGGATTTTACCCGCAAGCGACTAGAAACTTCTTGGTTGGAATGACCTTACGATTCTAA
- a CDS encoding geranylgeranylglyceryl/heptaprenylglyceryl phosphate synthase: MQTMYAHIIQAKKDNQKLLAVLIDPDKMGVDHIPEFFKKVQQSIITHVFVGGSTDAEKKMEMVVKTIKQHTTLPVLIFPGSHEQITEAADGILFLSLLSGRNPKYLIEQQVQSVEKLMHTNLEIIPTGYILIDGGIKTAVQRVSETLPISQHNVEAILHTALAGQFSGKQLIYLEAGSGAKKMVAAEIIQEVSSKLQIPLIVGGGIRSKKQLNEIYEAGADLVVIGTAFEENEDFLVELKS, translated from the coding sequence ATGCAAACGATGTACGCACATATCATTCAAGCGAAAAAAGACAATCAAAAACTATTGGCGGTTTTGATTGATCCTGACAAAATGGGCGTCGATCATATTCCTGAATTTTTCAAAAAAGTACAGCAATCCATCATTACACATGTATTTGTAGGCGGAAGCACCGATGCAGAAAAAAAGATGGAAATGGTCGTAAAAACCATCAAACAACATACAACATTGCCTGTGTTGATTTTTCCTGGAAGTCACGAGCAAATCACAGAAGCCGCAGACGGAATTTTATTTTTGTCGTTACTTTCTGGACGAAATCCGAAATATTTAATTGAACAACAAGTGCAATCGGTAGAAAAATTAATGCACACCAACTTAGAAATCATTCCAACAGGATACATTCTCATAGATGGAGGCATAAAAACTGCTGTACAGCGTGTGAGTGAAACCTTGCCAATCTCACAACACAATGTTGAAGCTATTTTGCACACAGCCTTGGCAGGACAATTTTCAGGGAAACAACTCATTTATTTAGAAGCGGGAAGTGGCGCAAAAAAAATGGTAGCTGCTGAAATTATACAAGAAGTATCAAGCAAATTGCAAATTCCATTAATTGTTGGCGGCGGCATTCGCTCCAAAAAACAACTAAACGAAATATATGAAGCGGGCGCAGATTTGGTTGTCATCGGAACGGCTTTTGAAGAAAATGAAGACTTTTTAGTAGAATTGAAAAGTTAG
- the ahcY gene encoding adenosylhomocysteinase — MSTKSVPYVAYKVKDISLAAWGRKEIELAEAEMPGLMSLREEYKDEQPLKGARIAGCLHMTIQTAVLIETLQALGAEVTWSSCNIFSTQDQAAAAIAEAGIPVYAWKGMNEEEFDWCIEQTLFFGEDRKPLNMILDDGGDLTNMVLDRYPELVDGINGLSEETTTGVHRLYERMKNGTLPMPAININDSVTKSKFDNKYGCRESAVDAIRRATDVMLAGKRVVVCGYGDVGKGTAASFKGAGSIVTVTEIDPICALQAAMDGFEVKKLMNVVGNADIVITTTGNKDIVTGAHFEAMKDKTIVCNIGHFDNEIAVAWLNDNHGNTKVEIKPQVDKYTINGKDIILLAEGRLVNLGCATGHPSFVMSNSFTNQTLAQIELWNNADNYKNEVYMLPKHLDEKVARLHLAKIGVELEELSTEQAEYIGVTVEGPFKPEYYRY; from the coding sequence ATGAGCACAAAATCAGTTCCTTACGTAGCTTATAAAGTTAAAGATATTTCTTTAGCAGCATGGGGAAGAAAAGAGATCGAGTTAGCCGAAGCTGAAATGCCAGGACTCATGAGTCTTCGTGAAGAATATAAGGATGAGCAACCGTTAAAAGGTGCTAGAATTGCAGGTTGTTTGCACATGACCATCCAAACTGCAGTTTTAATTGAGACATTACAGGCATTAGGAGCAGAAGTTACTTGGAGTTCTTGTAACATCTTCTCTACACAAGATCAAGCGGCGGCGGCAATTGCTGAAGCTGGAATTCCTGTGTATGCTTGGAAAGGAATGAATGAAGAAGAATTTGATTGGTGTATTGAGCAAACGTTATTCTTTGGAGAAGATCGCAAACCATTGAATATGATTTTAGATGATGGTGGCGATTTAACAAATATGGTTTTAGATCGGTACCCAGAATTGGTAGATGGCATCAACGGATTGTCTGAAGAAACTACTACGGGAGTTCACAGATTATACGAGCGTATGAAAAATGGTACATTGCCAATGCCTGCGATCAACATTAACGACTCTGTAACAAAGTCTAAGTTTGATAACAAGTACGGATGTAGAGAAAGTGCTGTAGATGCAATTCGTAGAGCTACAGACGTAATGTTGGCTGGAAAAAGAGTAGTTGTTTGTGGATACGGAGACGTTGGAAAAGGTACTGCAGCTTCTTTTAAAGGTGCAGGTTCTATTGTAACGGTTACGGAAATTGATCCAATTTGTGCATTACAAGCAGCCATGGACGGTTTTGAGGTAAAGAAATTAATGAACGTTGTTGGAAATGCTGATATCGTAATTACAACCACAGGAAATAAAGACATCGTTACTGGAGCGCATTTTGAAGCAATGAAAGATAAAACGATTGTATGTAACATTGGACACTTCGATAACGAAATCGCGGTGGCTTGGTTAAATGACAATCACGGAAACACAAAAGTTGAAATCAAACCACAAGTTGATAAGTATACCATCAACGGAAAAGACATCATCTTATTAGCAGAAGGTCGTTTGGTAAACTTAGGTTGTGCAACAGGTCACCCAAGTTTTGTAATGAGTAATTCATTTACAAACCAAACGTTGGCACAAATTGAACTTTGGAACAATGCTGATAATTACAAAAATGAAGTATACATGTTGCCAAAACATTTGGATGAAAAAGTAGCACGTTTGCACTTAGCAAAAATTGGAGTGGAATTGGAAGAACTTTCTACTGAACAAGCTGAGTACATTGGTGTAACGGTTGAAGGACCATTCAAGCCAGAATACTACAGATACTAA
- a CDS encoding DUF4301 family protein: protein MRFSNKHIEQIEAKGLTLPQVEEQLHKFEKKIPYADITEHASRERGILKLTEHEEDRCINSYQKERNFLEIVKFTPASGAATRMFKFLYKFLENYNPQKESINSYINKEKEPEIRLFFIGLEKFPFYKEVLKVMHKTELDRIKKPDEFNRDFVHTLLAETGLNYGNYPKGLLPFHKYKSHLSTPFQEHLFEAASYACNDGKAKLHFTISKQHYDKFKATEEQILPQIKEKTGCNFEISYSYQLEETDTVAVDQKNRLILDAAGNLVFRPGGHGALIENLNAIDADLIFIKNIDNVVVNTYSEEISRYKKILAGKLIALQQKAFEFMKMLHNGVSTEELHTILNFLYTKLNIQISEEFEKYSQKYQVEYLIDKLNRPIRVCGMVKNEGEPGGGPFWVKHENGSVSLQIVESAQIDRKNEYHQGIQKLATHFNPVDIVCGVKDYQGNKYDLTKFVDRKSYFIASKSKSGKKIKALELPGLWNGGMAFWNTIFVEVPLVTFNPVKTINDLLKPTHQIK from the coding sequence TTGAGATTTTCAAACAAACATATCGAACAAATTGAAGCAAAAGGACTGACACTACCGCAAGTGGAAGAACAGTTGCACAAGTTTGAAAAAAAGATTCCGTATGCGGATATTACCGAACATGCAAGTAGAGAAAGAGGAATTTTAAAACTTACGGAACACGAAGAAGATAGGTGTATTAATAGCTATCAAAAAGAACGCAATTTTTTAGAAATCGTAAAATTTACACCTGCTTCTGGAGCTGCAACACGGATGTTTAAGTTTTTATATAAATTTCTCGAAAACTACAATCCGCAAAAAGAGTCGATCAATTCATATATCAACAAAGAAAAAGAACCAGAAATTCGATTGTTCTTCATCGGCTTGGAAAAGTTTCCTTTCTACAAAGAGGTATTAAAAGTGATGCATAAAACGGAGCTAGATCGCATCAAAAAACCAGACGAGTTCAATCGTGATTTTGTACATACATTACTAGCAGAAACTGGCTTAAACTACGGAAACTACCCAAAAGGATTATTGCCTTTTCACAAATACAAAAGTCATCTATCTACGCCATTTCAAGAACACTTATTTGAAGCAGCAAGTTATGCGTGTAACGATGGAAAAGCCAAATTACACTTTACCATTTCCAAACAACATTACGATAAATTTAAAGCAACCGAAGAGCAGATTCTTCCGCAAATCAAAGAAAAAACAGGATGCAATTTTGAAATATCCTATTCCTATCAGCTAGAAGAAACGGACACTGTGGCGGTAGATCAAAAAAATAGACTGATTTTAGATGCGGCAGGAAACTTGGTATTTCGCCCTGGCGGACATGGCGCGTTGATTGAAAATTTGAATGCAATTGATGCTGATTTAATCTTCATCAAAAACATTGACAATGTTGTGGTAAATACCTATTCGGAAGAAATATCGCGTTACAAAAAAATCTTAGCAGGAAAACTGATCGCACTACAACAAAAAGCATTTGAATTTATGAAAATGTTGCACAATGGCGTTTCTACCGAAGAACTTCATACCATTTTAAACTTCCTGTACACAAAACTAAATATTCAAATCAGCGAGGAATTTGAAAAATACTCGCAAAAATATCAAGTAGAATACCTTATTGATAAACTGAATCGCCCCATTCGTGTGTGTGGCATGGTAAAAAATGAAGGCGAACCTGGCGGAGGACCGTTTTGGGTAAAACACGAAAATGGTTCGGTATCGCTTCAAATTGTAGAATCGGCACAAATTGACAGAAAGAACGAGTATCATCAAGGGATTCAAAAATTGGCGACACATTTTAATCCTGTGGATATTGTTTGTGGTGTCAAAGATTATCAAGGCAACAAATACGATCTCACAAAATTCGTAGATCGCAAATCATACTTTATCGCGTCCAAATCGAAAAGTGGTAAAAAAATAAAAGCGTTGGAATTGCCAGGACTTTGGAATGGCGGCATGGCGTTTTGGAATACAATCTTTGTGGAAGTTCCGTTAGTAACGTTCAATCCTGTAAAAACCATCAACGACTTGCTAAAACCTACGCATCAAATAAAGTAG
- a CDS encoding adenosylhomocysteinase: MKLGQAEYIGVTVEGPFKPEYYRY; the protein is encoded by the coding sequence ATAAAGTTAGGTCAAGCTGAGTACATTGGTGTAACGGTTGAAGGACCTTTCAAGCCAGAATACTACAGATACTAA
- a CDS encoding helix-turn-helix domain-containing protein: MYRYIFFTYCLFFLCCYCGHAQQDSLQKLTYKDLKSTYWSLRNKNPKKAKRYATAALEKAITEQNDMQKNIAFVFLSDIDNILGNYETALKNIKTVIHYADFKKNETLKIYALKVQSSIYRNIGNYDKALKINIQLNTIAKASNNILLEIDSKHDIGLMKNEIGVYEDAILYFLENLEAINTLPEKKRTSRHTKTIIALAATYVNTDLEKGILYTNKVKEIAEKNNDQITLGYYFMFKGKIVFKQKLYEEALELFNSSENVFRTLAYERNLFTVYRYKAKCHYELQQFEQAISTALKAKKIKDKKQFRHIELLDLHWLLVDSYKKVNLLERAEEHYKIARELSKKNDVTKTNIYTTLKDKYDIENFKSQIKILTSTSKKEQLYRKILFYTGITLFTFLLLFMIRFYQQKKRNKEKFANLLAHIKKLEDDTKKIEVKSAKKDIEQKVPDIKVLQILKALDKFEAKKEYLNPKTSLATVAKKLNTNTKYLSNTINEYKKQTFINYITSLRVNYALQRIKNDKVFRSYSIKGMAEELGFKSQGPFARAFKKQTGIYPSYFIKNIVSNS, encoded by the coding sequence ATGTATAGATATATATTTTTTACTTATTGTCTTTTTTTTCTTTGTTGCTATTGTGGACATGCACAACAAGATTCACTACAAAAACTCACATATAAAGATTTAAAAAGCACCTATTGGTCATTGCGTAATAAAAATCCGAAAAAAGCAAAACGTTACGCTACCGCTGCGCTAGAAAAAGCAATTACGGAGCAAAATGACATGCAAAAAAATATTGCATTTGTATTTTTAAGTGATATTGACAATATATTAGGCAATTATGAAACCGCCTTAAAAAATATAAAAACCGTCATTCATTATGCTGACTTTAAGAAGAACGAAACTCTAAAAATATATGCATTAAAAGTGCAGAGCAGTATTTACAGAAACATCGGTAATTACGATAAAGCTTTAAAAATCAATATACAACTCAACACAATTGCCAAAGCATCTAATAATATTTTACTTGAGATAGATTCAAAACATGATATTGGGCTCATGAAAAATGAAATTGGCGTATATGAAGATGCTATTCTTTATTTTCTTGAAAACCTAGAGGCAATTAATACGTTGCCTGAAAAAAAACGTACCTCAAGACATACAAAAACAATTATTGCTTTGGCAGCAACCTATGTCAATACTGATTTGGAAAAAGGAATTTTGTATACTAATAAAGTTAAAGAAATTGCCGAAAAAAATAATGACCAAATTACTTTAGGCTATTACTTTATGTTTAAAGGTAAAATTGTATTTAAGCAAAAGTTATATGAAGAAGCACTAGAACTTTTTAACTCTTCAGAAAATGTATTTAGAACATTAGCATATGAACGAAATCTATTTACTGTATATCGCTATAAAGCAAAATGCCATTACGAATTACAACAATTTGAACAAGCAATTTCTACAGCTTTAAAAGCCAAAAAAATAAAAGATAAAAAACAGTTTCGTCATATTGAATTACTGGACTTACATTGGCTTCTAGTAGACAGCTATAAGAAAGTAAATCTTTTAGAGCGAGCTGAAGAGCATTATAAAATTGCCCGTGAATTGAGTAAAAAAAATGATGTTACAAAGACAAATATTTACACAACTCTCAAAGATAAGTACGATATAGAAAATTTTAAATCACAAATTAAAATACTTACTTCCACATCAAAGAAAGAACAACTATACCGTAAAATTTTATTCTATACAGGAATTACACTTTTTACTTTTCTATTACTTTTTATGATACGATTCTATCAACAGAAAAAAAGAAACAAAGAAAAATTTGCAAACCTGTTGGCGCACATTAAAAAATTAGAAGATGATACTAAAAAAATAGAGGTCAAGAGTGCAAAAAAAGACATTGAACAAAAAGTGCCAGATATAAAAGTTTTACAAATACTCAAAGCACTGGATAAATTTGAAGCAAAAAAAGAATATCTAAATCCCAAGACTAGCTTGGCTACTGTTGCTAAAAAACTAAATACAAATACCAAATATCTATCCAATACAATTAACGAGTATAAGAAGCAAACATTTATAAATTATATTACTTCTTTGCGGGTTAATTATGCTCTACAACGTATTAAAAATGATAAAGTTTTTAGATCATATAGTATTAAAGGAATGGCAGAAGAATTAGGCTTTAAAAGTCAAGGTCCTTTTGCTAGAGCATTCAAAAAACAAACGGGCATATATCCTTCATATTTTATTAAAAATATAGTGTCTAATTCTTAA